From the genome of Gammaproteobacteria bacterium:
AATGCGGTGCAGGGAATAATCGCGCAGATGCTCGTGATCCTGCAATTGGGTCACGAACGCCTGGAATGACTCCGCCGTCAAAGGATTGTGCCGCGAACCCACTTTTCGCTTGAGAAACCCGCCGTCTATAAGAATCGCACAAGAACGCATAATTCCATCCTCCATCGTAATCTATAATCCGTGCCCCAGGAGCCGGAAGCGGCATTTCCCGGCTGTCTGAAAGCGAAGGCTTGTCCCCTCGGAAACCGGCACTATAAGACCGCTGAGCAGGGGACGTCAATTGCGAGGCAACACATTGGCGGCAGACCGCGCTTCCAGAAAGTTGTAGCCGCACGGTGCCGTTTCGTTTGGCGTCGGCGGCATGCGGGCGCTATGCGTGGGATGCCCCTTGGCAGGGGCGGCGCCCACTGCTATAACCGTTTTGGCGCCTGTCGTTGCCGACGGCCCGCCCCGATCATGAATACCCGATACCGTCCTGAAAGAATCGAAGCGGAAGTCCAGGCCAGCTGGGAGGCGGCCGATGTCTTCCGGGTAAGGGAGGACCCCGGACGAGAGAAGTTTTACTGCCTGTCCATGTTTCCCTATCCCAGTGGCCGGATCCACATGGGCCACGTGCGTAATTACACCATCGGCGACGTGATTAGCCGTTACCAGCGAATGTTGGGGAAGAATGTCCTGCAACCGATGGGTTGGGATGCCTTTGGCCTGCCGGCCGAGAACGCGGCGATCGAAAACGGCATCCCTCCCGCCCGCTGGACGCGGGAGAATATCGCCGCCATGCGCAAGCAGTTGAAGGGTCTCGGCTTCGCCTACGATTGGAGCCGCGAACTTGCGACCTGCGACCCGGAATACTATCGCTGGGAACAGTGGTTTTTCACCGTCCTGTACGAGAAGGGCCTGGTGTATCGGAAATCGGCTCTGGTGAACTGGGACCCGGTGGATCGGACGGTGCTGGCCAACGAGCAGGTAATAGACGGCCGCGGCTGGCGCTCCGGCGCCCCTGTGGAGAGGCGCGAGGTTCCCCAGTGGTTCCTGCGAATCACGCGCTACGCGGAGGAATTGCTGTCGGCTCTGGAGCGGGCGCCGCTCAAGGACGGCTGGCCGGAGGTTGTCCGCAACATGCAGAAGAACTGGCTGGGGCGCTCCGAGGGCGTGGAAGTCGAATTTCCTGCCGCCGGGGCGGAGGGCATGCCCCTGAAGGTTTTCACCACCCGGCCGGATACCCTGATGGGCGTCACTTATCTTGCCGTTGCCCCCGAGCATCCGTTGACGCAGGCGGTGGCTCGCGAGAATCAGGCAGTCGCTGCCTTCGCGCGGGAGGCGGGCAAGGGGGCCATATCCGAGGCCGTGCTGGAGACCATGGAGAAGGAGGGGTTGCCCTTGGGAGTGGAGGCCGTGCATCCCGTCAGCGGTGAGCGCCTGCCGGTCTGGGTGGCGAATTTCGTCCTGATGAGCTACGGCGCCGGCGCAGTGATGGGGGTGCCGGCTCATGACCGAAGGGACTGGGAGTTTGCGCGCAAGTTCGGGTTGCCGATACGCCAAGTGGTGTTCCCCGCGGATGGCGGCGGGGCAGAGGTGTCGGAGGGGGCCTTCCTGGAGCCGGGAGTGCTTGTCAACTCGGGTTGCTTCGACGGTCTGAGTTCCGCGCAGGCCTTCGATGCCGTCGCGGAGCGCCTGCGGCGCGAGGGCCGCGGGAGCCGCAAGACGCACTATCGGCTCCGTGACTGGGGTATCTCGCGGCAACGCTACTGGGGCTGCCCCATTCCCATCCTCTACGACCGGCAGGGCCGGGCGCGTCCGGTCCCGGAGCAAGACCTTCCCGTGTTGCTCCCCGAAGGGGTCACGCCCCAGGGGCGCGGCTCTCCCCT
Proteins encoded in this window:
- the leuS gene encoding leucine--tRNA ligase, which encodes MNTRYRPERIEAEVQASWEAADVFRVREDPGREKFYCLSMFPYPSGRIHMGHVRNYTIGDVISRYQRMLGKNVLQPMGWDAFGLPAENAAIENGIPPARWTRENIAAMRKQLKGLGFAYDWSRELATCDPEYYRWEQWFFTVLYEKGLVYRKSALVNWDPVDRTVLANEQVIDGRGWRSGAPVERREVPQWFLRITRYAEELLSALERAPLKDGWPEVVRNMQKNWLGRSEGVEVEFPAAGAEGMPLKVFTTRPDTLMGVTYLAVAPEHPLTQAVARENQAVAAFAREAGKGAISEAVLETMEKEGLPLGVEAVHPVSGERLPVWVANFVLMSYGAGAVMGVPAHDRRDWEFARKFGLPIRQVVFPADGGGAEVSEGAFLEPGVLVNSGCFDGLSSAQAFDAVAERLRREGRGSRKTHYRLRDWGISRQRYWGCPIPILYDRQGRARPVPEQDLPVLLPEGVTPQGRGSPLGELPEFREAPLAEGETGSREIDTFDTFVESSWYYARYCCPDRDGAMLDERAHYWLPVDQYVGGIEHAVLHLLYARFFHKLLRDEGLVRCDEPFRNLLTQGMVLKGGVKMSKSRGNTVDPQELVDRYGADTVRLYIMFAAPPEQNLEWSDRGIAGAFRFLNRLWDITARHVNSGGPAAALTPTDMTPAERQFRRLIHSTIAKAEDDIGRRHAFNTAIAAVMKLLKDLARLPASLPNAAALTQEALETAVLLLAPIVPHIADALWRALGHDEAVIDASWPEADADALLQEHVEWAVQVNGRLRGRIQLPVAASDVRVREAALADDNVRRFTTAGEIDRTVIVPGRLINIVLRDGAGR